A region of Dictyostelium discoideum AX4 chromosome 1 chromosome, whole genome shotgun sequence DNA encodes the following proteins:
- the dcsA gene encoding UDP-glucose:1,4-beta-D-glucan 4-beta-D-glucosyltransferase, translated as MDRNEGGDFPINTPNNINSSGGSYNNSMNNSSNNIGRDIGNNQSSRNLKPKPSQSNLKWIARDLKKKSVRKDSERKLKSSGVLKKKNTVMDFGEDDGGSGDDGNITEGLPISEGMDDLPSSSNSRGGSGNDEQKKQFPKEMNSPSSEYGTTSGGQRFDTLVDPDISLAEMEEKMRQHKVYQEQQQQQQQQQQQQKQKDKELSSQKKKPSSMQLSKKKHVAKEDSETLETIIGEEKKEVVFEVKPYFSHAILQATMAVFLIWNIFYFAYRAGWTMNRTDYITFSYSILFIIVEFISFLGSALHLNNFTNPCTFVLVVTLEQILAKRRKKHPTVMMYVCTYKEPPSIVSRTFRTAISMDYPSENLWIGLLDDSVNYRESRGWAHLQSVEKNFLYVLLQKAVYSVHNIRPPVTSQHEDPHGILNETSSKIESSTKEVIEAEVQWFIEYFLLNSWFGVGQEIPRDADDAERALIAKLRDDNFSPYRTFTKSESEKISNFTIDSLQSLWHGSAFFRPLIRSILLKKDYVRNFVSELNNQHRLRFLNTEALAMAQYQVLMMGRQELPWDEISSGNVRIDFDTCDGPIVSPKCTYLRRRKPPIPHNKAGNINNALFNESTKADYEFLGLLDADQQPHPDFLKRVLPYFYSDEGQDLAFVQTPQFFSNIYPVDDPLGHRNMEFYGPVMEGRSANNACPFVGTNAIFRRQPLYDIGGIMYNSVTEDMYTGMKLQVSGYKSWYHNEVLVVGTAPVDLKETLEQRKRWAQGAVEIFSLTPWGYIRGKLGWRKMLYNLDSCIYPFLSPTAFFYGASPLIMSIWTVPIVVKDPIIFILVGMIPVMVLPRVIQYMILRAKRPYEAGKSGPSLWVEATDLWRAEQTFFGFAGTYISSWREGSASIVKLLKARKISRHKLAMWNWKRDFVKKPVVCEVFRQTKLVNENDNAQESSGKHKAEQSFRTSNKESDTIKNSRLFLPNIILFVVNILAMMSAVLRFNCFQNDMWLLVVVAGFSFSTLWHLWSFIPMALRQSEKQWPYASSYHAHNIVLFLVLGFLVLLFVDVKVCIPRVG; from the coding sequence atggatAGAAATGAAGGGGGTGATTTCCCAATAAACACCcctaataatataaatagtagTGGGGgtagttataataatagtatgaataatagtagtaataatattggtaGAGATATTGGTAATAATCAAAGTAGtagaaatttaaaaccaaaaccatCACAAAGCAATTTGAAATGGATAGCAagagatttaaaaaagaaatctgtTAGAAAAGATTCAGAGAGAAAGTTAAAGAGTAGTGgtgttttaaagaaaaagaatacTGTGATGGACTTTGGTGAAGAtgatggtggtagtggtgacGATGGTAATATAACCGAAGGTTTACCAATTAGTGAAGGTATGGATGATTTACCATCATCTTCAAACTCTCGTGGCGGCAGCGGTAATGATGAACAAAAGAAACAGTTCCCAAAGGAAATGAATTCTCCATCATCGGAATATGGCACAACAAGTGGCGGTCAAAGATTTGATACATTGGTTGATCCTGATATTAGTTTAGCAGAGATGGAAGAGAAAATGCGTCAACACAAGGTATACCAagagcaacaacagcaacaacaacaacagcaacaacaacaaaagcAAAAAGATAAAGAGTTGTCATCACAAAAGAAGAAACCATCATCAATGCAATTAAGTAAAAAGAAACATGTCGCCAAAGAAGATTCTGAAACATTAGAGACAATCATTGGTGAAGAGAAGAAGGAGGTTGTATTTGAAGTTAAACCATACTTTTCTCATGCAATTCTTCAAGCAACCATGGcggtatttttaatttggaatattttttactttGCATATCGTGCCGGTTGGACAATGAATAGAACCGATTATATCACATTCTCTTATTCAATCCTTTTCATCATTGTAGAGTTTATCTCATTTTTGGGTTCAGCATTGCATTTGAATAACTTTACCAATCCATGTACTTTTGTTTTGGTGGTAACATTGGAACAAATCCTTGCCAAGAGAAGAAAGAAGCATCCAACCGTTATGATGTACGTTTGTACTTACAAAGAACCACCATCCATTGTATCACGTACTTTTAGAACTGCAATCTCTATGGATTATCCAAGTGAAAACCTTTGGATTGGTTTATTGGATGATTCTGTAAATTATCGTGAATCAAGAGGTTGGGCACATCTTCAATCGGTTGAAAAGAATTTCCTTTATGTACTCTTACAAAAGGCAGTTTATTCCGTTCACAATATTCGTCCACCTGTAACAAGTCAACATGAAGATCCACATGGTATTCTAAATGAAACCAGTTCAAAGATTGAATCCTCAACAAAGGAAGTCATTGAAGCAGAGGTTCAATGGTTTATTGAATATTTCCTATTGAATTCATGGTTTGGTGTTGGTCAAGAGATTCCAAGAGATGCCGATGATGCTGAACGTGCTTTAATCGCTAAACTTCGTGATGATAATTTCTCACCATATCGTACATTCACAAAGAGTGAGAGTGAAAAGATTTCCAACTTTACCATTGACTCCCTCCAATCATTATGGCATGGTTCAGCATTCTTCCGTCCATTGATTCGTTCAATTCTCTTAAAGAAAGATTATGTTAGAAACTTTGTTTCCGAATTGAATAATCAACATCGTCTTAGATTCCTCAATACTGAAGCATTAGCAATGGCACAATATCAAGTGTTGATGATGGGTAGACAAGAGTTACCATGGGATGAAATCTCTTCCGGTAATGTACGTATAGATTTCGATACTTGTGATGGTCCAATAGTTTCACCAAAATGTACCTACCTTCGTAGACGTAAACCACCCATTCCACATAATAAAGCAGGTAACATCAATAATGCCCTCTTTAATGAATCAACTAAAGCCGATTACGAGTTCCTTGGTTTACTTGATGCAGATCAACAACCTCATCCAGATTTCCTCAAAAGAGTTTTACCATACTTTTACAGTGATGAAGGTCAAGATTTGGCTTTTGTTCAAACACCACAATTCTTTAGTAACATTTATCCAGTAGACGATCCATTAGGTCATCGTAATATGGAGTTTTATGGTCCAGTAATGGAAGGTCGTTCTGCAAACAATGCCTGTCCTTTCGTAGGTACAAACGCTATTTTCAGACGTCAACCACTCTATGATATCGGTGGTATTATGTATAACTCTGTAACAGAAGATATGTATACTGGTATGAAATTACAAGTTAGTGGTTACAAATCTTGGTATCACAATGAAGTACTTGTAGTTGGTACCGCTCCAGTAGATCTTAAAGAAACTTTGGAACAAAGAAAACGTTGGGCTCAAGGTGCAGTTGAAATTTTCTCTCTCACTCCTTGGGGTTACATTAGAGGTAAACTTGGTTGGAGAAAGATGCTTTACAATCTTGATTCTTGTATTTATCCATTCCTTTCACCAACTGCTTTCTTCTATGGTGCTTCTCCATTAATTATGAGTATTTGGACTGTACCAATCGTTGTAAAAGATccaatcattttcattctcGTCGGTATGATTCCTGTAATGGTGTTACCAAGAGTCATTCAATATATGATTCTTAGAGCCAAGAGACCTTATGAAGCCGGTAAGAGTGGTCCATCACTTTGGGTAGAAGCTACTGATCTTTGGAGAGCTGAACAAACTTTCTTTGGTTTTGCTGGTACTTATATTTCATCATGGAGAGAAGGTTCCGCTTCAATCGTTAAACTTCTTAAAGCTAGAAAGATTAGTCGTCATAAGTTAGCCATGTGGAATTGGAAGAGAGATTTCGTAAAGAAACCAGTAGTTTGTGAAGTTTTCCGTCAAACTAAATTGGtcaatgaaaatgataatgctCAAGAATCAAGTGGTAAACATAAGGCTGAACAATCTTTCCGTACTTCAAACAAAGAATCTGATaccattaaaaattcaaGACTTTTCCTTCCAAATATTATCCTCTTTGTTGTTAATATCTTGGCTATGATGAGTGCTGTACTTAGATTTAATTGTTTCCAAAATGATATGTGGCTTTTGGTTGTCGTAGCTGGTTTCTCTTTCTCTACCTTATGGCATTTATGGTCTTTCATTCCAATGGCTCTTCGTCAAAGTGAAAAACAATGGCCATATGCTTCTTCATACCATGCTCACAATATTGTTTTATTCTTGGTACTTGGTTTCTTGGTATTACTCTTTGTTGATGTCAAAGTTTGTATTCCTAGAgttggttaa